One genomic window of Ruminococcus gauvreauii includes the following:
- a CDS encoding SLC13 family permease, whose amino-acid sequence MRRTQIAGAILACAVLVGMFFVPESIGLGREGINTLGVLIAIIIALVTEPLPLGIVCMLGVPMMVVFGTVPNIGQALSGYTNHILFFVLVSFGISEAIAKVPLSKRLLVLLIKLFGTKTKNILLALMLCAAVLSSIMSNVATTAVFVTVVLSFLNVYEDKETRSRSGKAFMIGLPIASMIGGMMTPAGSPLNMLGMDFLIESGTRISFVQWMCIGIPIALISLFAAWQLISFVFKPAEIGDDKVKAYITSLNIPKKFDFHEKYVSVIILCTFTLWVLSSWIPALNITVVGTIAFAFLFLPGIEVLNWKDYTRTVSWASFFLIGTMMSLGNALKVNGVSEWLVDLLFSSQIDLPLVLLVAVICLIVFLLLIPIPIGPALISMLGGSFLSMAGAWGISPTLLIMPLTICASCCFLLPLDTVPLLTYATGYYKMGEVPKVSIPIQIVITLCVSIWVPVALGFLGFL is encoded by the coding sequence ATGAGACGAACCCAGATTGCCGGTGCAATATTAGCATGTGCAGTTCTGGTTGGTATGTTTTTCGTTCCGGAGAGCATTGGTCTTGGCAGAGAGGGAATAAACACTCTTGGGGTTCTGATAGCCATTATTATCGCTTTGGTTACAGAGCCCCTTCCCCTTGGAATCGTCTGTATGCTCGGAGTCCCCATGATGGTGGTCTTCGGCACGGTTCCAAATATCGGTCAGGCCTTATCCGGTTACACCAACCATATTCTGTTTTTTGTACTGGTTTCTTTCGGAATTTCCGAAGCAATTGCAAAAGTACCGCTTTCCAAACGTCTGCTGGTACTGTTGATTAAACTGTTTGGCACAAAAACAAAGAACATCCTGCTCGCACTGATGCTGTGCGCGGCTGTATTATCTTCCATCATGTCAAATGTAGCTACGACGGCAGTATTTGTCACTGTAGTCCTGAGCTTTTTGAATGTTTACGAAGACAAGGAAACCCGCAGCCGCAGCGGAAAAGCATTTATGATCGGACTTCCGATCGCAAGCATGATCGGCGGTATGATGACACCTGCGGGAAGCCCCCTGAACATGCTCGGAATGGATTTTCTGATCGAATCCGGTACCAGGATCTCCTTTGTGCAGTGGATGTGCATCGGTATTCCCATCGCGCTTATATCCCTGTTCGCCGCATGGCAGCTTATCTCGTTTGTATTCAAACCCGCGGAGATTGGCGATGACAAAGTAAAAGCTTATATTACCAGTTTGAATATTCCGAAAAAATTTGATTTTCATGAAAAATACGTGTCAGTCATAATACTGTGCACATTCACACTGTGGGTCCTGTCTTCCTGGATTCCGGCCTTAAATATCACCGTTGTCGGAACAATCGCCTTTGCGTTCCTGTTCCTTCCCGGCATTGAGGTCCTCAACTGGAAAGATTACACACGTACCGTGAGCTGGGCATCCTTCTTTCTGATTGGAACTATGATGTCCCTGGGCAACGCCTTAAAAGTTAACGGCGTCAGCGAATGGCTGGTCGATCTTCTGTTCAGCAGCCAGATCGATCTTCCCCTCGTCCTGCTTGTAGCAGTGATCTGCCTGATCGTATTTCTCCTGCTGATCCCGATTCCGATCGGGCCGGCTCTGATCTCCATGCTGGGCGGTTCTTTCCTCTCCATGGCAGGTGCATGGGGAATATCACCGACACTGCTGATCATGCCGCTGACCATCTGCGCATCCTGCTGTTTCCTGCTGCCGCTGGATACAGTTCCGCTTTTGACCTATGCTACCGGCTACTACAAAATGGGCGAAGTGCCCAAAGTATCGATTCCGATTCAGATCGTCATCACACTCTGTGTTTCCATCTGGGTTCCGGTTGCGCTTGGCTTTTTAGGTTTTCTTTAA
- a CDS encoding uroporphyrinogen decarboxylase family protein: MTAFNEKELEVIGEYSMPGIYGAPDCIVPKQNRPITPKENMLRMLRGEMPLWVPNQTYDNNAVQPMVQPDAYARAFGGTDWFGIEWVYEPLSNAAMVKPGTRRLSDITNWKEELPFPDLSAIDWQKDYEENFKDRIAEDRFSYFPIVNGLFERTADLTSFEDAFCYLLEEPEVLTEFYDALVDWHIELIKIAHDVYHVDMILFHDDMGTQRSTFFSPDLYEELLLPQYQKITKAAHDMGMYICLHSCGCIGTLMPLIIKAGFDAWEGQDSANDKKAIMETYGKDLAQCTLYIIPAEMSDEDAVAHIHKTVDDLAMTGRFACRLRDNKPDRAVNLADELYRYSRIKYLEMQK, translated from the coding sequence ATGACTGCATTTAACGAAAAAGAATTAGAAGTAATCGGCGAATACAGTATGCCGGGCATCTACGGCGCCCCGGACTGTATCGTTCCGAAACAGAACCGCCCAATCACTCCAAAGGAAAACATGCTCCGCATGCTGAGAGGAGAAATGCCGCTCTGGGTTCCGAACCAGACTTATGATAATAATGCCGTCCAGCCGATGGTCCAGCCCGACGCTTACGCGAGAGCTTTTGGCGGAACTGACTGGTTTGGCATCGAGTGGGTTTACGAACCTCTTTCCAACGCGGCTATGGTAAAACCGGGAACCCGGCGTTTATCTGACATTACTAACTGGAAAGAAGAACTCCCGTTTCCTGATCTCTCCGCTATCGACTGGCAGAAGGATTACGAGGAGAATTTCAAAGACCGCATCGCCGAGGACCGTTTCTCATACTTTCCGATCGTAAACGGACTCTTCGAGCGCACCGCCGACCTCACCAGCTTCGAGGACGCTTTCTGCTATCTTCTCGAGGAACCGGAAGTTCTGACAGAGTTTTACGATGCGCTGGTTGACTGGCACATTGAACTGATCAAAATTGCTCATGACGTTTACCATGTAGATATGATCCTGTTCCACGACGATATGGGAACACAGAGAAGCACATTCTTCTCCCCGGATCTCTATGAAGAGCTCCTGCTTCCGCAATACCAGAAGATCACGAAGGCAGCTCATGACATGGGCATGTACATCTGCCTGCATTCGTGCGGATGCATCGGCACGCTGATGCCCCTCATCATCAAGGCCGGCTTCGATGCCTGGGAGGGACAGGACAGCGCAAACGACAAGAAAGCGATCATGGAAACATACGGAAAAGATCTCGCACAGTGTACGCTGTACATCATCCCGGCGGAGATGAGCGACGAGGATGCCGTGGCACACATTCACAAAACCGTGGATGACCTTGCAATGACCGGACGTTTTGCCTGCCGGCTGCGCGACAACAAACCAGACCGCGCAGTCAACCTTGCAGATGAGCTGTACCGCTACAGCCGTATAAAATATCTGGAAATGCAGAAATAA
- a CDS encoding arylamine N-acetyltransferase family protein — protein sequence MYEELYREIPDVGAYLERLGLEAPEQCDEAYLDRLVYTHQCEIPFENIDVYDRNLPISIGTEDIFDKIVTRKRGGYCFELNTLFLKLLNALGYDACACRCRIVRGKDYLPPVLHVGSLVTLEDGVYFCDVGYGGPQPGGAVKVEDGFEKICAGQKFRVQKSDEYWWMLSYVTAGTWVDIMQFTLMPQDEVEFVTLNHYCSTHPDSVFVKQRMINRRLHGGSISLVGDTFAKTIDGVRKEETVRDDRRYHELLRQEFGIEI from the coding sequence ATGTACGAAGAGCTTTACCGTGAGATTCCCGATGTCGGAGCATACCTTGAAAGACTGGGGCTGGAGGCGCCCGAGCAGTGTGATGAAGCGTATCTCGACAGGCTGGTCTATACCCATCAGTGTGAAATTCCATTTGAGAATATTGACGTGTACGACAGGAATCTTCCGATTTCCATAGGTACGGAAGATATTTTCGATAAAATTGTGACCAGGAAAAGAGGGGGATACTGTTTCGAACTGAATACGCTGTTCCTGAAACTTTTAAATGCGTTAGGTTATGATGCCTGTGCCTGCCGCTGTAGGATCGTCCGGGGAAAGGATTATCTGCCTCCGGTTCTGCACGTGGGGTCGCTCGTAACGCTTGAGGACGGCGTTTATTTCTGTGACGTCGGTTACGGAGGACCGCAGCCCGGCGGAGCTGTGAAGGTGGAAGACGGCTTTGAGAAGATCTGTGCGGGGCAGAAATTCCGTGTACAGAAAAGTGATGAGTATTGGTGGATGCTGTCGTACGTGACCGCTGGAACATGGGTGGATATCATGCAGTTTACGCTGATGCCGCAGGATGAAGTGGAGTTCGTGACGCTGAATCACTACTGTTCCACACATCCCGATTCGGTTTTTGTAAAACAGCGCATGATCAACCGCAGGCTTCATGGCGGCAGTATTTCGCTGGTGGGAGATACCTTTGCGAAAACGATTGACGGCGTGCGCAAAGAGGAGACGGTGAGAGATGACAGACGGTATCATGAACTGCTGAGGCAGGAATTTGGGATAGAAATATAG
- a CDS encoding uroporphyrinogen decarboxylase family protein, which produces MLTAKQNFLETIKVDGKPDRLVNQYEPFVHIGNDPLSVYTRGNRVRGKTSVDRWGTTILFPEDAPGPMPHVTDDLKVCPDVTEWQKYVKVPDLLGNCSEGWENALATAAEVDRDEKLVMGFMGTGIFEQCHFLMGFEDTLMNFLLEPEAMKDLVATVAEYRFQYAKLLVDNLKPDVILSHDDWGAKHSLFMDPDIWREFFKEHYRRIYGYMREHDVIVIHHADSFLEPIIEDMAEIGIQVWQGVLPENDIVGMQKKLNGKMTLMGGLDATIDRVDSTDEEIRASVRKACEAYGPGGHFIPCMTYGLSGTIYPHTDEIIRDEIEQYNKDTYK; this is translated from the coding sequence ATGTTAACAGCAAAACAAAATTTTCTGGAAACGATCAAGGTTGACGGCAAGCCGGACCGCCTGGTAAATCAGTATGAACCATTCGTACATATTGGTAATGATCCGCTCAGTGTATATACCCGCGGAAACCGTGTCCGCGGCAAAACAAGCGTAGACAGATGGGGGACAACGATCCTGTTTCCCGAAGACGCTCCGGGACCGATGCCTCACGTCACTGATGACTTGAAAGTGTGCCCTGACGTTACAGAATGGCAGAAATATGTAAAAGTACCGGATCTGCTCGGCAACTGCAGCGAGGGATGGGAAAATGCACTTGCAACTGCTGCAGAGGTAGACCGTGACGAAAAACTGGTCATGGGCTTCATGGGTACCGGTATTTTCGAACAGTGTCATTTCCTGATGGGCTTTGAAGATACGCTGATGAACTTCTTACTGGAGCCGGAAGCAATGAAGGATCTCGTTGCAACTGTAGCTGAATACCGTTTCCAGTATGCGAAACTTCTTGTTGACAATCTGAAACCTGATGTCATCCTCTCCCATGACGACTGGGGTGCAAAACACAGCCTGTTCATGGATCCGGATATCTGGAGAGAATTCTTCAAAGAACACTACCGCAGAATCTACGGTTATATGCGTGAACATGATGTGATCGTAATCCACCATGCAGACTCCTTCCTGGAGCCGATCATCGAAGATATGGCAGAGATCGGAATTCAGGTATGGCAGGGTGTTCTTCCTGAAAATGACATCGTAGGGATGCAGAAAAAACTGAACGGTAAAATGACCCTGATGGGCGGACTTGACGCGACAATCGACCGCGTTGATTCCACAGATGAGGAAATCCGTGCAAGCGTACGCAAAGCCTGCGAGGCTTACGGACCCGGCGGACATTTTATCCCGTGTATGACATATGGTTTATCCGGAACAATTTACCCGCATACTGATGAGATCATTCGAGATGAGATCGAACAGTATAACAAAGACACTTATAAATAA
- a CDS encoding PucR family transcriptional regulator: MQILADSLEDRFDMLEFSPAGNRPTLKSIRHYRNGTAPTIGYAYILWAFQINERFASLQDVSLIIIGEPERTMLSASTSYIILAENADISEVFDFTTDIFLRYSAWDLALQKALNSDNPLNDMLQASLSIFRNPMFIHDTDFYILACPNVVEGMTVWSRDSRNGRDMVPLEVINDLKIDHEYIHTLQTQSADMFSANQRGYRILYNNLWNGNRYEGRVLVNELQSIIKPGDYLALEYLSSIVLACISERNVFWTSLGRNAEEICKQILSQSVTDEREISHLLRFLGWGYHDKYIIIKLGTEHSNTDYRFTTSTFGYIESQVAASHAFFYDQSIVVIVNQTVGKNTTPQIVSNMAWLIREGLFKMGVSNEIFDFSQIHQGYRQASIALEYGSRSNSMIWCYDFKDYVLDYMFDKICEDIPYEYLCAQSIQQLAHYDEQHNTKLNETLETYLRLERNVVQTAKTLYIHRSTLFYRLDRIQQLTSLDLDDPRIRLYLEISYQMNK, encoded by the coding sequence ATGCAGATACTTGCAGACTCTCTGGAAGACAGGTTTGATATGCTGGAATTTTCCCCTGCCGGTAACCGTCCAACACTGAAAAGCATACGCCACTACCGAAACGGGACCGCCCCGACCATCGGGTATGCGTATATCCTGTGGGCGTTTCAGATCAATGAACGTTTTGCCTCTTTGCAGGACGTTTCACTGATCATCATCGGAGAACCGGAGCGGACCATGCTTTCCGCCAGTACCTCCTACATCATTTTAGCTGAGAATGCCGATATCTCGGAGGTCTTCGACTTTACAACAGATATTTTTCTCCGCTATTCTGCCTGGGACCTGGCGCTGCAGAAAGCCCTGAACAGCGATAACCCCCTTAACGACATGCTTCAGGCCAGCCTTAGCATCTTCCGCAACCCCATGTTTATTCATGATACCGATTTTTATATCCTGGCATGTCCGAATGTCGTCGAAGGCATGACTGTGTGGAGCCGCGATTCCAGGAACGGCCGGGATATGGTCCCTCTGGAAGTCATCAACGACCTCAAGATCGACCATGAGTATATCCACACGCTGCAGACCCAGAGTGCCGATATGTTCTCCGCCAATCAGCGCGGTTACCGCATTCTGTATAACAATCTCTGGAACGGTAACCGTTACGAAGGCCGTGTCCTGGTCAATGAGCTCCAGAGCATAATCAAGCCGGGAGACTACCTTGCACTGGAGTACCTGTCCAGCATCGTACTCGCATGCATCTCAGAGCGCAACGTTTTCTGGACCAGTCTCGGCAGGAATGCGGAAGAAATATGCAAACAGATTCTCAGCCAGTCTGTCACTGACGAGCGCGAGATCAGCCATCTTCTGCGCTTTCTGGGCTGGGGATATCACGATAAATATATCATTATCAAGCTGGGAACAGAACACTCCAACACCGATTACCGCTTCACCACCAGCACCTTTGGTTACATCGAGTCCCAGGTAGCCGCAAGCCACGCCTTTTTCTACGACCAGAGCATTGTTGTGATCGTCAATCAGACGGTGGGCAAAAATACGACGCCCCAGATCGTCAGCAACATGGCGTGGCTGATACGGGAAGGTCTGTTCAAGATGGGCGTCAGCAATGAAATCTTTGACTTCTCACAGATTCACCAGGGGTACCGCCAGGCGTCCATCGCGCTTGAATACGGCAGCAGGAGCAACAGCATGATCTGGTGTTATGATTTTAAGGATTATGTACTGGATTACATGTTTGATAAAATCTGTGAAGATATCCCGTATGAGTATCTCTGCGCGCAGTCCATCCAGCAGCTCGCACACTACGACGAACAGCACAACACGAAACTGAACGAGACGCTTGAGACTTACCTGCGGCTGGAGCGAAACGTTGTACAGACTGCAAAGACGCTGTACATCCACCGCAGCACTCTGTTCTACCGGCTGGACCGCATCCAGCAGCTGACCAGCCTGGATCTGGACGATCCCCGCATCCGTCTTTACCTTGAAATCTCTTATCAAATGAATAAATAG
- a CDS encoding Gfo/Idh/MocA family protein yields MSTIKVGIAGLGRLGKVHAKNLCYRIPGASLTAACSIMESELDYAKRELGVNDVYTDFHEMLGKADIDAVAIVTTSGEHCWQIEAALAAGKHVFCEKPLGVTIEECRQAERAVEKYSDRVFFLGFMRRYDQSYAYAKKKIDEGAIGKPYLVKATGIDPEALVEGAIRFCGTSGGIYIDMAIHDIDLMRWFLGADATEVYALGCTFKHPEFEENGDCETGCAMFEFENGALGQIHVGRTAPHGYHIETEIVGTEGSIRISPVPAKNLAVIYDKHGAVQECVESFPVRFAESYQLEMEEFISCIREGRKPGVTVYDGTKSTEMAFAAAESFKSHRAVKIS; encoded by the coding sequence ATGTCAACTATAAAAGTGGGAATTGCAGGTCTTGGGCGCCTGGGAAAGGTGCATGCAAAAAATCTATGCTACAGGATTCCGGGGGCGTCGCTGACTGCGGCGTGCTCGATCATGGAGTCGGAGCTGGACTATGCGAAACGGGAGCTCGGTGTGAACGATGTGTACACGGACTTTCATGAGATGCTGGGAAAGGCAGACATTGACGCGGTGGCGATCGTGACGACAAGCGGGGAACACTGCTGGCAGATCGAGGCCGCTCTTGCGGCGGGCAAGCATGTCTTCTGCGAAAAACCCCTCGGCGTCACGATTGAGGAGTGCAGGCAGGCGGAGCGCGCAGTGGAAAAATACTCGGATAGAGTCTTTTTCCTGGGATTTATGCGCCGGTACGACCAGTCTTATGCATATGCAAAGAAGAAGATCGACGAGGGTGCGATCGGGAAACCGTATCTGGTGAAGGCAACAGGGATTGACCCCGAAGCGCTCGTGGAAGGAGCTATCAGATTCTGCGGAACAAGCGGGGGGATCTACATCGATATGGCGATCCATGACATTGACCTGATGCGCTGGTTCCTGGGGGCTGATGCAACGGAAGTGTATGCACTCGGCTGCACCTTCAAGCATCCGGAATTTGAGGAGAATGGAGACTGTGAGACTGGTTGTGCCATGTTTGAGTTTGAAAACGGGGCGCTCGGGCAGATTCATGTGGGCAGAACGGCGCCGCACGGCTATCATATTGAGACAGAGATCGTGGGCACGGAGGGATCCATCCGGATCAGCCCTGTCCCGGCAAAGAATCTGGCGGTTATCTATGATAAACACGGGGCGGTGCAGGAGTGTGTGGAATCGTTTCCAGTCAGATTTGCAGAATCCTATCAGCTTGAGATGGAAGAGTTCATATCCTGTATCAGGGAGGGAAGAAAGCCGGGCGTAACGGTGTACGACGGAACGAAATCTACGGAGATGGCGTTTGCCGCGGCGGAGTCATTCAAGAGCCACAGGGCTGTGAAGATATCTTAA
- a CDS encoding AraC family transcriptional regulator, with product MEKIHEEGIIPNEKGILKRDGIYFHSPSEFAKEHLFCVLWGAEDVCDFPYRVRREYLNAFMFTRILEGSLHYEYRGKTFIAQAGDIVLQDCKLFNHYWAEERVRLQFIHFSEGVTQPYCDMLYEQYGACFRNFSTAGPLFDDMLTELQKSSPNDHQLSFLVTDLFRQLSIPQDRQVNPSVRKAMEYMNSFFCEELTLADVCSHVSLSPYYFSRLFKRYTSQSPHQYLLGLRLKHARMMLAETRESIETIAAACGFASTSHFIRAFKKEAGVTPASFRKLFESPP from the coding sequence ATGGAAAAAATACACGAAGAGGGGATCATCCCGAATGAAAAGGGGATTTTAAAAAGAGACGGCATTTACTTTCATTCACCCTCAGAATTTGCAAAAGAGCACCTGTTTTGTGTGCTTTGGGGTGCTGAAGACGTCTGTGATTTTCCCTACCGGGTCAGGCGGGAATACCTGAACGCCTTTATGTTTACCAGAATCCTGGAAGGTTCTCTCCACTATGAGTACCGAGGAAAAACATTTATTGCCCAGGCAGGTGACATCGTGCTCCAGGACTGTAAACTGTTCAACCACTACTGGGCCGAAGAGCGTGTGCGGCTGCAGTTCATCCACTTTTCCGAAGGGGTCACACAGCCCTACTGCGACATGCTCTATGAACAGTACGGCGCCTGTTTCCGCAACTTTTCAACTGCGGGACCTCTATTCGATGACATGCTCACCGAACTTCAGAAATCTTCCCCGAATGACCACCAGCTCTCTTTTCTGGTCACGGATCTGTTTCGGCAGCTTTCTATTCCGCAAGACCGGCAGGTGAATCCCTCCGTCAGGAAAGCAATGGAGTATATGAACAGTTTCTTCTGCGAAGAGCTGACATTGGCGGACGTCTGCAGCCATGTCTCATTGAGTCCGTACTACTTTTCCCGGCTTTTCAAGCGGTATACTTCGCAGTCACCGCATCAGTACCTTCTGGGGCTTCGTTTGAAACATGCAAGGATGATGCTCGCCGAGACCCGGGAATCCATTGAAACGATTGCAGCAGCCTGCGGCTTCGCCAGCACCTCCCACTTCATCCGGGCATTTAAAAAAGAAGCCGGCGTGACACCGGCCTCTTTTCGAAAGCTCTTTGAATCTCCTCCATGA
- a CDS encoding Gfo/Idh/MocA family protein, protein MYYGEKRIEQPLRWAMAGGGRGSQIGYIHRSAALRDFNFELVAGAFDIDPERGRDFGSMLHVDPDRCYPDYKTMFDEESRRPDGIQAVSVATPNGTHFEITKAALNAGLHVVCEKPLCFTTEEARELEALAAEKNRVVGVTYGYAGHQMIEEARRLIQEGVLGEIRIVNMQFSHGFHNAAVENTTASTKWRVDPKVAGPSYVLGDLGTHPLYLSEVMLPNLKVKRLMCSRQSFVKSRAPLEDNSMTVMEYDNGAVGYVWSCCVNCGSMHGQKIRVIGEKASLEWWDEHPNQLTLEVQGEPVRILERGMGYLEPSALSDDRIGAGHPEGLFEAWSNLYSRFACAMDAADRGEAVEFWYPDIHAGAEGVRWVEDCVRSADNGAVWVDCQ, encoded by the coding sequence ATGTATTACGGTGAAAAAAGGATAGAACAACCGCTGCGGTGGGCGATGGCAGGCGGAGGCAGAGGAAGTCAGATCGGTTATATCCATCGTTCGGCAGCGCTGAGGGATTTCAATTTTGAACTTGTGGCAGGAGCCTTTGACATCGATCCTGAGCGGGGACGGGACTTCGGAAGTATGCTCCATGTGGACCCGGACCGATGCTATCCGGATTATAAGACGATGTTTGATGAGGAATCCAGGCGTCCGGATGGTATCCAGGCAGTTTCCGTAGCGACACCGAACGGGACACATTTCGAGATCACGAAGGCGGCACTGAACGCGGGACTGCACGTTGTATGTGAAAAACCGCTCTGTTTTACGACGGAGGAAGCCCGGGAGCTGGAGGCGCTTGCAGCAGAGAAGAACAGGGTCGTAGGTGTGACATACGGATATGCAGGGCATCAGATGATCGAAGAGGCACGGCGTCTGATACAGGAAGGGGTTCTGGGGGAAATACGCATTGTCAATATGCAGTTTTCGCATGGCTTCCACAATGCAGCGGTGGAAAATACGACGGCGTCCACAAAATGGAGGGTAGATCCGAAAGTTGCGGGCCCTTCCTATGTACTGGGGGATCTCGGGACACATCCGCTGTATCTGTCGGAGGTGATGCTTCCGAACTTGAAGGTGAAACGTCTGATGTGCAGCCGTCAGTCCTTTGTGAAGTCAAGAGCTCCGCTTGAGGATAATTCCATGACGGTGATGGAGTACGATAATGGTGCGGTCGGCTATGTGTGGTCATGCTGTGTGAACTGCGGCTCCATGCATGGACAAAAAATCCGTGTCATCGGTGAGAAAGCGTCGCTGGAATGGTGGGATGAACATCCCAATCAGCTGACGCTGGAAGTACAGGGAGAGCCGGTACGCATTCTGGAACGCGGCATGGGCTACCTGGAACCGTCGGCGCTTTCGGACGACCGCATCGGGGCAGGGCATCCTGAGGGGCTGTTTGAGGCATGGAGTAATCTGTACAGCCGTTTCGCGTGCGCGATGGATGCCGCAGACCGGGGGGAAGCCGTCGAGTTCTGGTATCCCGATATTCATGCAGGCGCAGAGGGCGTCCGCTGGGTGGAAGACTGCGTGCGTTCCGCGGACAATGGCGCCGTCTGGGTGGACTGTCAATAA
- a CDS encoding sugar phosphate isomerase/epimerase family protein, whose amino-acid sequence MRISICGAPCCWGVDDVKNPYNPPWQRVLREAGEAGYRAIELGPYGYLPADVGTVSDELTKNGLSVVAGTIFDNLLDEENYENVLRQTDEICSLITKLPVLPKYEEQHFPTPYLTVMDWGHDERDYAAGHSDRAPRLSQEKWSVMMRHIKGICERAAEYGVRPVIHPHAGGYIEFADEIEAVVRDIPREIAGLCLDTGHLYYSGMDPCEWLERYPDRLDYVHFKDVNDSVYREVLGERIRFFEGCAKGSMCPIGTGTLDYPKIQETLKKIGYSGYITIEQERDPRNADTSLRDVRKSVSYLKSVGYNI is encoded by the coding sequence ATGAGGATAAGTATTTGTGGGGCTCCCTGCTGCTGGGGAGTGGATGATGTGAAAAACCCTTACAACCCTCCGTGGCAGAGAGTGCTGAGGGAAGCAGGGGAGGCGGGCTATCGGGCGATTGAGCTCGGCCCGTACGGTTATCTGCCTGCGGACGTGGGAACGGTTTCTGATGAACTGACAAAAAACGGACTGTCTGTCGTGGCTGGTACGATATTCGATAATCTGCTGGATGAGGAGAATTACGAAAACGTGCTCAGGCAGACGGACGAGATATGCTCACTGATAACGAAACTGCCGGTGCTTCCGAAGTATGAGGAACAGCATTTTCCGACGCCGTATCTGACAGTTATGGACTGGGGGCACGATGAACGTGATTACGCAGCAGGCCATTCAGACCGTGCGCCGCGCCTTTCGCAGGAGAAATGGTCAGTGATGATGAGACACATCAAAGGTATCTGTGAGAGGGCGGCGGAGTATGGGGTGCGCCCCGTGATCCATCCCCACGCGGGAGGCTATATTGAGTTTGCGGACGAGATTGAAGCGGTGGTGAGGGATATTCCACGTGAGATAGCAGGGCTTTGTCTGGACACCGGGCATTTATATTACTCCGGCATGGATCCGTGCGAGTGGCTGGAAAGATATCCTGACCGGCTGGATTACGTACATTTTAAAGATGTAAACGATTCTGTATACCGGGAGGTTCTGGGTGAACGCATCCGCTTTTTCGAAGGATGTGCAAAAGGATCCATGTGTCCGATCGGGACAGGGACACTGGATTACCCGAAGATTCAGGAGACGTTAAAAAAGATCGGTTACAGCGGATACATAACCATTGAACAGGAACGCGATCCCCGCAATGCTGACACGAGTCTCAGAGATGTAAGAAAAAGTGTGAGCTATCTGAAAAGTGTGGGATACAACATATAA
- a CDS encoding helix-turn-helix transcriptional regulator, giving the protein MLWSETNRKIAEIFEGGQLPTMVYISKQGYERKKVLRSLHRHESICELLLIYRGEGSYQVEGKHYPLKEGSLIYYNQGDLHEVVSGSEHEIGSYCIGITNLQRKGLPRNHLVETGGPYVRQTGNLFPILRSMCEQMYELEGADEEGRLVAQLQCASFLVMTSRLKSFPTVAAQRTSEEQNVLRIRDYLNQHFTENITLDMTAKDLGYSATYVSHIFKNSTGQTPIQYVIRRRVGLAQTLLISTDFSATQIATMVGYDNTNYFSTLFTRTTGMTPIRYRQLYKEEMKGTNRQS; this is encoded by the coding sequence ATGCTTTGGTCAGAGACAAATCGAAAAATTGCAGAAATCTTTGAGGGCGGACAGCTGCCGACGATGGTTTATATCAGTAAGCAGGGATACGAGCGAAAAAAGGTCCTGAGATCTCTTCACCGCCATGAGTCTATCTGCGAACTGCTTCTGATATACAGGGGGGAGGGTTCTTATCAGGTCGAGGGGAAACATTATCCGCTGAAGGAAGGGAGCCTGATTTACTATAATCAGGGTGATCTGCATGAGGTCGTGTCGGGATCGGAGCATGAGATCGGTTCCTACTGTATCGGGATAACGAATCTTCAGAGAAAAGGCCTGCCGAGGAACCATCTCGTGGAGACTGGCGGGCCCTACGTGCGGCAGACGGGCAACCTGTTTCCGATACTGCGGTCCATGTGCGAGCAGATGTATGAACTGGAGGGGGCGGACGAAGAAGGACGTCTGGTCGCGCAGCTTCAATGTGCTTCGTTTCTTGTCATGACCAGCCGTCTGAAAAGCTTTCCGACGGTGGCTGCCCAGAGGACTTCGGAAGAACAGAATGTCCTCCGGATCCGTGATTATCTGAATCAGCATTTTACGGAAAATATCACACTGGATATGACCGCAAAGGATCTGGGATATTCAGCTACTTATGTCTCACATATCTTTAAAAACAGTACCGGGCAGACGCCGATCCAGTATGTAATACGAAGACGGGTGGGGCTGGCTCAGACGCTGCTGATATCGACGGATTTTTCGGCGACACAGATTGCGACCATGGTGGGATATGATAATACGAATTACTTCAGTACGCTGTTTACCAGGACAACAGGCATGACTCCTATCCGGTACCGGCAGCTCTATAAAGAAGAGATGAAGGGGACGAACAGACAATCATAG